One genomic segment of Chelonia mydas isolate rCheMyd1 chromosome 1, rCheMyd1.pri.v2, whole genome shotgun sequence includes these proteins:
- the LOC102933937 gene encoding OX-2 membrane glycoprotein isoform X3 → MTCQGLILTVVFIMLCRAEADTVIQKKVVEVGGNVTLSCLLMGSHDILQVTWQKKNTRENLATYSVSKGVTVAETYRGRLNVTRLSLNDTAITLWRVGIQDDGCYKCLFNTFPTGAIPQDTCLTVYEQLRGSLHYIISEGNLTAICSANAWPRPVISWIVPKAQSEKTEEVVTHPNGTLSVISKLYVNRSTSLAGQLLICRVRHMEEDRDYSVKVEDGWWFSVPWLLATAALLIVFVVLVLTVVCWRRRRKKQSDVSLCYGDFQMKYAS, encoded by the exons ATGACTTGCCAAGGTCTGATTTTGACTGTGGTCTTTATCATGCTCTGCAGGGCAGAAG CAGACACAGTGATACAGAAAAAAGTGGTGGAGGTGGGTGGCAATGTGACCTTAAGCTGCCTCCTGATGGGATCTCATGACATTCTGCAAGTTACatggcagaagaaaaatactaGAGAGAATTTGGCTACATACAGTGTATCTAAAGGAGTAACTGTTGCTGAAACATACCGAGGTCGATTAAATGTCACACGCCTGTCACTAAATGATACGGCCATCACCCTGTGGAGAGTTGGAATCCAGGATGACGGATGTTACAAATGCCTCTTTAATACCTTTCCCACCGGAGCCATCCCACAAGACACCTGCTTGACTGTCTATG agCAGCTCAGAGGATCTCTCCATTATATAATCTCTGAAGGTAACTTGACAGCCATCTGTTCTGCTAATGCCTGGCCTCGTCCTGTGATCTCTTGGATTGTGCCGAAAGCTCAGAGTGAAAAGACAGAAGAGGTGGTCACGCACCCCAATGGAACATTGTCCGTCATCAGCAAACTCTATGTCAACCGTTCTACAAGCCTGGCTGGGCAATTGCTGATCTGCAGAGTACGGCACATGGAGGAAGACAGAGATTACAGTGTGAAAGTGGAAGACG GCTGGTGGTTTTCAGTTCCTTGGTTGCTGGCCACAGCGGCCCTACTCATAGTTTTTGTTGTGTTGGTTCTGACTGTGGTGTGCTGGAGAAGACGCAGGAAAAAGCAAAGCG
- the LOC102933937 gene encoding OX-2 membrane glycoprotein isoform X5 — MTCQGLILTVVFIMLCRAEADTVIQKKVVEVGGNVTLSCLLMGSHDILQVTWQKKNTRENLATYSVSKGVTVAETYRGRLNVTRLSLNDTAITLWRVGIQDDGCYKCLFNTFPTGAIPQDTCLTVYEQLRGSLHYIISEGNLTAICSANAWPRPVISWIVPKAQSEKTEEVVTHPNGTLSVISKLYVNRSTSLAGQLLICRVRHMEEDRDYSVKVEDGWWFSVPWLLATAALLIVFVVLVLTVVCWRRRRKKQSVL; from the exons ATGACTTGCCAAGGTCTGATTTTGACTGTGGTCTTTATCATGCTCTGCAGGGCAGAAG CAGACACAGTGATACAGAAAAAAGTGGTGGAGGTGGGTGGCAATGTGACCTTAAGCTGCCTCCTGATGGGATCTCATGACATTCTGCAAGTTACatggcagaagaaaaatactaGAGAGAATTTGGCTACATACAGTGTATCTAAAGGAGTAACTGTTGCTGAAACATACCGAGGTCGATTAAATGTCACACGCCTGTCACTAAATGATACGGCCATCACCCTGTGGAGAGTTGGAATCCAGGATGACGGATGTTACAAATGCCTCTTTAATACCTTTCCCACCGGAGCCATCCCACAAGACACCTGCTTGACTGTCTATG agCAGCTCAGAGGATCTCTCCATTATATAATCTCTGAAGGTAACTTGACAGCCATCTGTTCTGCTAATGCCTGGCCTCGTCCTGTGATCTCTTGGATTGTGCCGAAAGCTCAGAGTGAAAAGACAGAAGAGGTGGTCACGCACCCCAATGGAACATTGTCCGTCATCAGCAAACTCTATGTCAACCGTTCTACAAGCCTGGCTGGGCAATTGCTGATCTGCAGAGTACGGCACATGGAGGAAGACAGAGATTACAGTGTGAAAGTGGAAGACG GCTGGTGGTTTTCAGTTCCTTGGTTGCTGGCCACAGCGGCCCTACTCATAGTTTTTGTTGTGTTGGTTCTGACTGTGGTGTGCTGGAGAAGACGCAGGAAAAAGCAAAGCG
- the LOC102933937 gene encoding OX-2 membrane glycoprotein isoform X4, with protein MTCQGLILTVVFIMLCRAEADTVIQKKVVEVGGNVTLSCLLMGSHDILQVTWQKKNTRENLATYSVSKGVTVAETYRGRLNVTRLSLNDTAITLWRVGIQDDGCYKCLFNTFPTGAIPQDTCLTVYEQLRGSLHYIISEGNLTAICSANAWPRPVISWIVPKAQSEKTEEVVTHPNGTLSVISKLYVNRSTSLAGQLLICRVRHMEEDRDYSVKVEDGWWFSVPWLLATAALLIVFVVLVLTVVCWRRRRKKQSESRAF; from the exons ATGACTTGCCAAGGTCTGATTTTGACTGTGGTCTTTATCATGCTCTGCAGGGCAGAAG CAGACACAGTGATACAGAAAAAAGTGGTGGAGGTGGGTGGCAATGTGACCTTAAGCTGCCTCCTGATGGGATCTCATGACATTCTGCAAGTTACatggcagaagaaaaatactaGAGAGAATTTGGCTACATACAGTGTATCTAAAGGAGTAACTGTTGCTGAAACATACCGAGGTCGATTAAATGTCACACGCCTGTCACTAAATGATACGGCCATCACCCTGTGGAGAGTTGGAATCCAGGATGACGGATGTTACAAATGCCTCTTTAATACCTTTCCCACCGGAGCCATCCCACAAGACACCTGCTTGACTGTCTATG agCAGCTCAGAGGATCTCTCCATTATATAATCTCTGAAGGTAACTTGACAGCCATCTGTTCTGCTAATGCCTGGCCTCGTCCTGTGATCTCTTGGATTGTGCCGAAAGCTCAGAGTGAAAAGACAGAAGAGGTGGTCACGCACCCCAATGGAACATTGTCCGTCATCAGCAAACTCTATGTCAACCGTTCTACAAGCCTGGCTGGGCAATTGCTGATCTGCAGAGTACGGCACATGGAGGAAGACAGAGATTACAGTGTGAAAGTGGAAGACG GCTGGTGGTTTTCAGTTCCTTGGTTGCTGGCCACAGCGGCCCTACTCATAGTTTTTGTTGTGTTGGTTCTGACTGTGGTGTGCTGGAGAAGACGCAGGAAAAAGCAAAGCG